From a single Brassica napus cultivar Da-Ae chromosome C9, Da-Ae, whole genome shotgun sequence genomic region:
- the LOC106433630 gene encoding protein trichome birefringence-like 11 has protein sequence MSKNPSLEDDEATPIPEAIKRFKRLRLVFEPSLGVLGFFLVGLCLVFSFFYLDYTSVAQTKSRDFSNQSDRFLWLKELDVGSGDTNNGNRAEFLDESGNACDVFHGRWVWDEAYPLYQSKDCSFLDEGFRCTEFGRLDVFYTKWRWQPTHCDLPRFDAKLMLDKLRNKRLVFVGDSIGRNQWESLLCMLSSGVENKGSVYEVNNRTITKHMGFFVFKFHDYNCTVEYYRAPFLVLQSRPPKGYPEKVKTTLKLETMDWYADKWIDADVLVFNTGHWWNYEKTIRGGCYFQEGAKVRMKMKIEHAYRRAMKTVVKWIQEEVDSSKTQVLFRTFAPVHFRGGDWRSGGTCHMETLPDFGASLVPPETWEHLKLLGDVLSPLYHSNTSSQAAAKLKLLNITAMAAQRNDGHPSLYYLGSASPAPVHRQDCSHWCLPGVPDAWNEILFALFLKREGYSRSNSGDSDTFT, from the exons ATGTCGAAGAACCCATCTCTCGAAGACGACGAAGCCACACCAATCCCCGAAGCAATCAAGAGATTCAAGCGCTTACGACTCGTCTTCGAGCCCTCACTGGGAGTCTTGGGTTTCTTCTTGGTGGGTTTGTGTTTAGTCTTCAGCTTCTTCTACCTCGACTACACAAGCGTGGCTCAAACCAAAAGCCGCGACTTTTCGAATCAGTCCGATAGATTCCTCTGGCTCAAGGAGCTCGATGTTGGCTCTGGAGATACCAATAACGGAAACAGAGCTGAGTTTCTTGATGAGAGTGGGAACGCCTGTGATGTGTTTCATGGGAGATGGGTCTGGGACGAAGCGTATCCCTTGTATCAGTCCAAAGATTGCTCCTTTCTTGACGAAGGATTCAGATGCACTGAGTTCGGGAGACTCGATGTGTTCTACACCAAGTGGAGATGGCAACCTACTCACTGTGATTTGCCTAG ATTTGATGCGAAGTTGATGCTGGATAAGCTAAGGAACAAGAGGCTAGTATTCGTTGGAGACTCGATTGGGAGGAACCAGTGGGAGTCTCTTCTTTGTATGCTCTCTTCTGGAGTCGAGAACAAGGGTTCGGTTTACGAAGTGAACAATAGGACTATAACTAAGCACATGGGCTTCTTTGTCTTCAAGTTTCATGACTACAACTGCACCGTTGAGTACTACAGAGCACCGTTTCTGGTTCTCCAGAGCCGTCCGCCTAAAGGGTATCCGGAGAAGGTGAAGACGACTCTTAAGCTGGAGACGATGGATTGGTATGCTGACAAGTGGATAGACGCGGATGTGTTGGTGTTTAACACTGGGCATTGGTGGAACTATGAGAAAACTATCCGCGG AGGTTGTTACTTTCAAGAAGGAGCGAAAGtgaggatgaagatgaagatagaGCATGCTTATCGAAGAGCTATGAAGACCGTTGTGAAGTGGATACAAGAAGAGGTTGATTCAAGCAAAACGCAAGTCTTGTTCCGCACATTTGCTCCAGTGCATTTCAGGGGAGGAGATTGGAGAAGCGGAGGAACGTGTCATATGGAGACGCTGCCTGACTTTGGAGCCTCTCTAGTTCCACCAGAGACATGGGAACATCTGAAGCTCCTTGGAGACGTCTTGTCACCTCTTTACCACTCGAACACATCATCACAGGCGGCGGCTAAGCTGAAACTGCTGAACATAACTGCCATGGCTGCTCAAAGAAACGATGGTCACCCGTCACTGTACTACTTGGGGTCGGCTAGTCCTGCACCGGTACACAGACAAGACTGTAGCCATTGGTGTCTCCCTGGTGTTCCTGATGCGTGGAACGAGATTCTCTTTGCGTTGTTTCTTAAGCGTGAAGGCTATTCAAGATCAAACAGTGGTGATTCAGACACCTTTACATAG
- the LOC106433658 gene encoding NEDD8-activating enzyme E1 catalytic subunit-like, giving the protein MVLMDAPQSKSRDLDKLLLRSGNLVGPGFFPGTDLRDDIREYVRVLVVGAGGLGCELLKDLALSGFRNLDVIDMDRIEVTNLNRQFLFRLEDVGKPKAEVAAKRVMERVSGVEIVPHFSRIEDKELDFYNDFNIIALGLDSIEARRYINGVACGFLEYDEDDTPRSETIKPMVDGGTEGFKGHARVIVPGVTPCFECTIWLFPPQVKFPLCTLAETPRNAAHCIEYAHLIKWHEVHGGKSFDPDEPEHMKWVYDEAIKRAELFGIPGVTYSLTQGVVKNIIPAIASTNAIISAACALETLKIVSGCSKTLANYLTYNGGEGLHTKVTEFERDKECLVCGPGILIELDTSITLQKFIDMLEEHPKLLLSKASVKHGKDSLYMQAPPVLEEMHRPNLSKPLYDLMGRVEKDTVHVFGTALKNEEKQSSLTKLRVVFKEVDGVADMDTAILRVNSKRKTPL; this is encoded by the exons ATGGTTTTAATGGATGCTCCTCAGAGTAAGTCGAGAGACCTCGACAAGCTTCTTCTTAGATCTGGGAATCTCGTCGGCCCCGGCTTCTTCCCCGGAACcgat CTGAGAGACGATATACGAGAATATGTGAGAGTATTGGTGGTTGGTGCGGGTGGATTGGGCTGTGAGCTTCTCAAGGACTTGGCTCTTTCCGGGTTTCGTAATCTGGATGTGATTGACATGGATCGAATCGAAGTCACCAATCTCAATCGCCAGTTCCTCTTCAG ACTTGAGGATGTAGGAAAGCCTAAGGCAGAAGTAGCAGCAAAGCGTGTGATGGAGAGAGTGAGCGGGGTGGAGATCGTGCCGCATTTTTCACGTATAGAAGACAAAGAGCTTGACTTTTATAACGATTTTAATATCATTGCTCTTGGTCTTGATTCCATCGAAGCTCGGAGATACATCAATGGTGTAGCTTGTGGCTTTCTTG agtatgatgaggatgatACCCCGAGGAGTGAAACAATCAAGCCGATGGTAGATGGAGGAACCGAAGGCTTCAAGGGTCATGCTAGAGTTATCGTCCCTGGTGTTACACCCTGTTTTGAGTGCACGATTTGGCTTTTCCCACCTCAAGTGAAGTTTCCTTTGTGCACTCTTGCTGAAACCCCTAGGAATGCAGCTCACTGCATTGAGTATGCTCATCTCATTAAGTGGCATGAG GTTCATGGTGGAAAATCATTTGATCCTGATGAGCCGGAACATATGAAGTGGGTCTATGATGAG GCTATCAAGAGAGCCGAGCTTTTTGGAATTCCTGGTGTCACATACTCTCTCACACAA GGTGTGGTTAAAAACATCATACCTGCGATTGCATCCACCAACGCGATCATATCCGCAGCTTGTGCACTTGAAACCTTGAAGATTGTATCTGGATGTAGCAAAACACTTGCAAATTATCTGAC GTATAATGGTGGAGAGGGTCTCCACACTAAAGTGACTGAATTTGAGAGAGACAAGGAGTGTCTTGTATGTGGTCCGGGTATTCTGATAGAGCTGGACACCTCAATTACTTTGCAAAAG TTCATTGACATGCTTGAAGAACATCCGAAGCTTCTATTGTCGAAAGCAAGTGTCAAACACGGCAAAGACAGCCTCTACATGCAGGCGCCTCCGGTTCTAGAAGAAATGCACAGACCAAACCTAAGCAAACCGCTCTATGACCTCATGGGAAGAGTCGAGAAGGACACTGTTCATGTGTTTGGCACAGCCCTCAAGAACGAAGAGAAACAGTCGAGCTTAACGAAGCTAAGGGTTGTCTTCAAAGAAGTTGATGGTGTTGCAGACATGGATACAGCCATTTTGAGAGTGAACTCTAAGAGAAAAACACCCCTTTGA